In Candidatus Methylacidiphilales bacterium, one DNA window encodes the following:
- a CDS encoding FG-GAP-like repeat-containing protein yields MKRASQPRGIFQAALAAAWLLSGTWTQAAVVQFTQQSNPAGLFTTNSTAVESSTSATSLTAAASINGYRFTHWEVQGVRQNDVYGRGKTSFSTVVYENTTAVAQYLLETLDSDVDGVPDWFEIHYMGDLTRSAADDSDNDQLSLINEYKRGYHPHLPDGLSEGGFSRRRSESSLVIQNPLYALLKELSDPPGILANERAIALGTTVTLATAPTTYNNTYHWVGWFQGSTRLDKPLVPAPQTLVMSAATTVTARYVDDSIDSDVDGISDWYEWFFFTSLSQAGDSDSDGDGISVSVEKTRGYSPLLTDNLVEGGISRRQGELSAVNLAGLSTCRILSNPPGIQNTVTTVPNLTTITTPNLLSSFYNGYYFAYWERDGVQQRDANGIALGELSFSVSQNTTATAFYLLGSQDNDADGVADWYELRYFPNLTQNAGSDADGDNVSLQVEATRNYHPRLKDTLAEGGISRRRGELTTINLQPYESLTEVQVKGKLEGVFSDFPESPSGWNFGPAPAPALGDWDGDGDLDLFVTSQSGLLVYQNKGTPYKSNLSNETSNFTAVSNALSGMTGALLAIGDWSRDGHADLVISGGGSNLVFFKSSGQWNTPTAATPDYVLAAGLPGALPALGDLNNDSRPDLLLIGTDGIARVYWHTGYGAAPYSASNTTDNFLGMSVPGSLSAGIADINFDSIPDVLLSDTAGRIWEFRGQEGSSPTLYSKVWAGTGENFADGLRIAVADWDGDGDADYLGGVANGGLIARMDPRVGRPMGLTLAEGAKSINLEWIPDRQSRIAGYEIYRATQSTANPFNIINMEPVTLPRYKDSPPSLTTLYHYYVTALSKAFYPGNTLPVLVESPRSDTVSGAINKVVLSLRDKKVKAGAKVKFDISIDNAADIRGQGMQLDIQYPTGQLTPVSQVDSDEASITTTGLSRNLEFIDNGLIANGHLLFSGTGGTLKNGSGKMLTLHFVASGQLAKGTRMEVSIPHAEFYDNLGNPLAVTIRNVGYVIVDAAYQEGDINGDGVVSKEDKTRLLALLKPKAAAPTEDELSAGDLNNNGILDQNDLVLLVRLLDGLSVDE; encoded by the coding sequence ATGAAACGGGCTTCCCAACCGCGAGGCATCTTCCAAGCCGCCCTTGCTGCGGCATGGTTGCTTTCCGGAACCTGGACCCAAGCGGCCGTCGTGCAGTTCACCCAACAGTCGAATCCTGCCGGCCTTTTCACCACCAACAGCACTGCTGTGGAATCCTCCACTTCCGCCACCTCCCTGACCGCAGCCGCATCTATCAACGGATACCGCTTCACCCATTGGGAAGTCCAGGGAGTGCGGCAAAACGATGTCTACGGTCGTGGAAAAACCAGCTTTTCAACCGTGGTCTATGAAAACACCACTGCGGTCGCCCAGTATCTACTGGAAACTCTGGATTCCGATGTCGATGGTGTGCCGGATTGGTTTGAAATCCACTATATGGGAGATCTGACCCGCTCCGCAGCCGACGACTCCGACAACGACCAACTGAGCCTCATCAATGAATACAAGCGAGGCTATCATCCGCATCTGCCCGACGGCCTGAGTGAGGGCGGGTTCAGCCGCCGCAGATCGGAATCCTCCCTGGTCATCCAAAATCCCCTCTACGCCCTGCTGAAGGAATTGAGCGACCCGCCTGGAATCCTTGCCAACGAAAGAGCCATCGCCCTGGGCACTACGGTGACCCTGGCAACCGCCCCAACGACCTACAACAATACCTACCACTGGGTGGGCTGGTTCCAAGGCTCCACCCGCCTGGACAAACCGTTGGTACCGGCGCCCCAAACCTTGGTGATGTCAGCTGCAACCACAGTCACCGCCCGTTACGTGGATGATTCGATCGATTCAGACGTTGATGGAATATCCGATTGGTATGAATGGTTCTTTTTTACCTCCCTGTCCCAGGCCGGCGATTCGGATAGCGACGGGGATGGAATTAGCGTGTCAGTGGAGAAAACTAGGGGCTATTCTCCCCTCTTGACGGACAATTTGGTCGAAGGCGGCATTTCCCGAAGGCAGGGAGAACTCAGTGCGGTCAATCTGGCCGGCTTGTCCACTTGTCGGATTCTCAGCAATCCCCCGGGTATTCAAAATACGGTGACGACCGTTCCCAACCTGACCACGATCACCACGCCCAACCTCCTGAGTTCGTTCTATAACGGTTATTACTTTGCCTATTGGGAACGGGATGGTGTGCAACAACGGGATGCCAATGGAATCGCCTTGGGCGAATTGTCTTTCTCGGTCAGCCAGAACACCACCGCCACGGCATTCTACCTGTTGGGGTCGCAGGATAACGATGCGGACGGAGTTGCGGATTGGTATGAACTCCGCTATTTTCCTAACTTGACGCAAAATGCCGGCTCTGACGCGGATGGCGACAATGTCAGCCTGCAAGTGGAAGCCACCCGCAACTACCATCCACGACTGAAGGACACCCTTGCGGAAGGCGGCATTTCCCGGAGGCGAGGGGAACTAACCACCATCAACCTCCAGCCTTACGAAAGCCTTACCGAAGTCCAGGTCAAAGGAAAACTGGAGGGGGTCTTCTCGGATTTCCCGGAATCGCCGTCGGGATGGAACTTCGGACCGGCCCCTGCTCCCGCTTTGGGAGATTGGGACGGGGATGGCGATCTGGACCTCTTTGTCACCAGTCAGAGCGGCCTCTTGGTTTACCAAAACAAAGGCACGCCCTATAAATCCAACTTGTCCAACGAGACTTCCAACTTCACAGCTGTTTCCAATGCCCTCTCCGGTATGACCGGCGCTCTTTTGGCAATCGGCGATTGGTCGCGCGACGGCCATGCGGATCTTGTGATCAGCGGTGGTGGTTCGAATCTGGTCTTCTTTAAATCCTCGGGGCAATGGAATACACCCACTGCCGCCACCCCGGATTATGTGCTGGCCGCAGGACTTCCGGGTGCACTCCCAGCCCTTGGCGACCTGAACAACGACAGCCGGCCGGATCTGCTGCTGATCGGCACGGATGGCATAGCCCGGGTTTATTGGCATACCGGATATGGTGCGGCCCCCTACTCGGCATCCAACACGACGGATAACTTCCTCGGCATGTCCGTTCCCGGCTCTTTGTCCGCAGGAATTGCCGACATCAATTTTGACAGCATTCCAGATGTGTTATTGTCCGACACTGCCGGAAGGATCTGGGAATTCAGGGGGCAAGAGGGTTCTTCTCCCACTCTTTACAGCAAAGTATGGGCGGGAACCGGGGAAAACTTTGCCGATGGCCTGCGCATCGCCGTGGCCGATTGGGACGGGGACGGGGATGCCGATTACCTGGGCGGTGTGGCCAACGGCGGCTTGATTGCACGCATGGATCCCCGGGTCGGACGGCCCATGGGTTTGACGCTGGCCGAAGGTGCCAAGTCCATCAATTTGGAATGGATTCCTGACCGCCAGTCACGGATTGCTGGATATGAAATCTACCGGGCGACACAATCCACGGCGAACCCCTTCAACATCATCAATATGGAGCCGGTCACGCTGCCCAGATACAAGGACTCCCCCCCAAGTCTGACCACGCTTTACCATTATTATGTGACCGCTCTGTCGAAGGCTTTTTATCCCGGCAACACCCTTCCCGTGCTCGTGGAAAGCCCCCGATCCGACACGGTCAGCGGTGCCATCAACAAGGTTGTCCTTTCTCTCCGCGACAAAAAAGTCAAGGCGGGGGCCAAAGTTAAATTCGACATATCAATCGACAATGCGGCCGACATTCGCGGTCAGGGCATGCAACTCGATATCCAATATCCCACCGGTCAGCTCACTCCGGTTTCCCAAGTCGATTCCGACGAGGCTTCCATCACCACAACGGGGTTGAGCCGCAATCTGGAGTTCATAGACAACGGTTTGATCGCCAACGGTCACCTGCTCTTTTCGGGAACCGGGGGCACTCTAAAGAACGGCTCAGGGAAAATGCTCACTTTGCACTTCGTGGCTTCAGGGCAGCTTGCCAAGGGAACCCGGATGGAGGTTTCCATCCCCCATGCCGAGTTTTATGACAACTTGGGAAATCCCCTGGCTGTCACCATACGAAATGTGGGCTATGTCATCGTGGATGCCGCCTACCAAGAGGGCGATATCAACGGCGATGGTGTCGTCAGCAAAGAAGACAAAACCCGGCTCCTGGCACTGCTGAAGCCCAAAGCGGCGGCTCCCACTGAAGATGAACTTTCCGCAGGAGACTTGAATAACAACGGCATTTTGGATCAAAACGATCTGGTTCTGCTGGTCCGTCTATTGGACGGACTGTCAGTGGATGAGTAA
- a CDS encoding NHL repeat-containing protein: MLQDRWQSGYLEFKNDPFPTSPKTSAAFDEAGNIYCAKGYTNGPKSPGKNILKFDATGNFVRTFGSFSHLGGIACRNNEVFVLDLFGTKKISVFSPDGALLRQWGDSGSGNGQFGIFSTNYSGIYNGLAVSSEGEVFVVDPGNARVMVFGSNGTYLRQWGGSALVPGSFGNGLSPSPSGVALGPDNRAYVTSPHSSLAVQIFSKNGEYLSKINFNDAATAVSPDGVLWSGDYAFQMNTPEGESASGDKPFEYVMGLAFNQKGDMVAVGSVSGSGSYTGSHPIRYYRRVYGTSWSPVYSSSNPLGANRANTAGIDVSPSSTTSIPQPLVLKSVQRPGTALMDIDFSVKDADSPTVTVAALALANGTVSLANVLKLKTLVDGTGSKLGTNIATNTTHRLTWDVAADWSTSFGQVKIEILANDGRNLFPFHWITLPAEGTNPSLTLSKRPMVDEDYFYLWFWLIATGDPSITLTSGKVFGVGGSYNGIELASGTTTTTQGKSFLLAKLGARAITAQELARAQGGNYNFEKLSTSTAVKLP, encoded by the coding sequence ATGCTCCAAGACCGATGGCAGAGTGGCTACTTGGAATTCAAAAACGACCCGTTTCCCACTTCACCGAAAACTTCCGCTGCTTTTGACGAGGCGGGAAATATCTATTGTGCCAAAGGATACACCAATGGCCCCAAAAGCCCCGGGAAAAACATCCTGAAATTTGATGCCACCGGTAATTTTGTGAGGACATTCGGGTCGTTCAGCCATCTGGGAGGCATTGCCTGCCGAAACAACGAGGTCTTTGTTCTGGATTTGTTTGGGACTAAAAAAATATCCGTATTCAGCCCGGACGGTGCCCTGTTGCGGCAATGGGGCGACTCGGGATCGGGCAATGGACAGTTCGGCATATTTAGCACCAACTACAGCGGCATATATAACGGGCTGGCCGTTTCCAGCGAAGGTGAAGTTTTTGTAGTGGACCCCGGCAATGCCCGGGTGATGGTTTTTGGAAGTAACGGAACCTATCTCCGTCAATGGGGGGGATCCGCCTTGGTTCCTGGGAGCTTTGGCAACGGGTTGAGTCCCAGCCCCAGCGGAGTAGCACTGGGCCCCGACAACCGAGCTTACGTGACTTCCCCTCATTCATCCTTGGCTGTGCAGATTTTTTCCAAGAACGGGGAATACCTGAGTAAAATCAACTTCAATGATGCCGCCACTGCCGTGAGCCCGGACGGCGTATTATGGTCCGGCGATTACGCCTTCCAGATGAATACGCCCGAAGGGGAGAGTGCTAGCGGAGACAAGCCCTTTGAATATGTCATGGGTCTGGCCTTCAATCAAAAAGGAGACATGGTCGCGGTGGGCAGCGTATCAGGCAGCGGTTCCTACACAGGAAGCCACCCCATCAGATACTACCGCAGGGTTTACGGAACCTCTTGGAGTCCCGTTTACAGCAGTTCTAATCCCTTGGGGGCCAACCGCGCTAATACGGCCGGAATTGATGTGTCCCCATCCAGCACCACATCGATTCCACAGCCCTTGGTTCTCAAATCCGTCCAACGCCCCGGAACGGCTCTCATGGACATCGATTTTTCCGTCAAAGATGCCGACTCACCCACGGTCACTGTGGCTGCGCTGGCCTTGGCCAATGGCACAGTAAGTCTCGCCAACGTTCTCAAATTGAAAACGCTTGTCGACGGAACAGGATCCAAACTGGGGACCAACATTGCAACGAACACCACCCACCGCTTGACTTGGGATGTGGCGGCGGATTGGAGCACCAGTTTTGGCCAGGTTAAAATCGAAATCCTGGCCAATGATGGCCGTAATCTATTCCCTTTCCATTGGATCACCCTTCCCGCCGAAGGTACCAACCCATCCCTGACCCTCAGCAAGCGGCCCATGGTCGACGAAGATTATTTCTACCTCTGGTTCTGGCTCATTGCCACGGGTGATCCTTCCATCACGCTCACTTCGGGAAAGGTTTTCGGGGTCGGAGGCAGTTACAATGGGATTGAATTGGCATCCGGAACGACCACGACGACCCAGGGCAAGAGTTTCCTGTTGGCCAAATTGGGTGCCCGGGCCATCACGGCCCAGGAGTTGGCGCGCGCCCAGGGCGGCAACTACAACTTCGAAAAGCTGAGCACCTCCACGGCAGTCAAGCTTCCCTGA
- a CDS encoding beta-ketoacyl-[acyl-carrier-protein] synthase family protein: MSTESKERVAVTGLGAVTGFGTGCAALWAGLSTGSSAVRRYDLFPSKGFPVAIAAQAPGILTEDRALVLGRTALREALRQASLTDAVSVGLCGAVGWPAWPAKNENGFAHGLDTLAREHNFRGPVLSCLSACAASTQAMGDAVRLLRNGEAAAVAVVGADTRLYPLALLGYHQLGALTTHHREDPARACRPFDRDRAGFVIGEGAGALVLETESKAHARGAKVWGFIRGTASTCDAFRLTDPEPGGVIAARCLEEAITRAGLEPADIGYANLHGTGTPANDRVEVAVLRRVFGEKLGQVPCGSFKSMIGHLSMAAGAVEIIGTLLALRFGVLPPTRNLDHISEDCLGPDWIQNSPRQATPRFALKASYGFGGQNSTVVLEATG, encoded by the coding sequence GTGAGTACTGAATCCAAAGAGCGGGTGGCCGTGACCGGCCTGGGTGCGGTTACTGGATTTGGAACCGGATGTGCCGCACTCTGGGCTGGACTCTCGACCGGTAGTTCCGCGGTGCGGCGCTACGACCTATTCCCTTCCAAGGGATTTCCCGTGGCCATCGCCGCCCAGGCCCCGGGAATCCTGACAGAAGACCGGGCCCTGGTCCTGGGACGGACGGCCCTCCGCGAAGCACTGAGGCAGGCCTCACTGACCGATGCCGTGTCCGTCGGGCTGTGCGGAGCGGTGGGCTGGCCGGCCTGGCCGGCAAAGAATGAAAACGGCTTCGCGCACGGCCTTGATACCCTGGCCCGGGAGCACAACTTCCGTGGGCCGGTGCTTTCCTGTCTTTCCGCCTGCGCCGCCTCCACCCAGGCGATGGGCGACGCCGTGCGTTTGCTTCGGAACGGGGAGGCCGCGGCCGTGGCCGTTGTCGGGGCGGACACCCGTCTTTATCCCCTGGCGTTGCTGGGCTACCACCAGCTCGGTGCACTAACCACACACCACCGGGAAGACCCCGCGCGGGCCTGCCGCCCCTTCGACCGCGACCGCGCGGGCTTTGTCATCGGCGAGGGGGCGGGGGCCCTGGTGCTGGAAACCGAATCCAAGGCACATGCTCGCGGCGCAAAAGTGTGGGGCTTTATCCGTGGGACCGCATCCACCTGCGACGCCTTCCGCCTGACCGATCCCGAGCCCGGTGGAGTGATCGCGGCCCGCTGTCTGGAAGAAGCGATCACCCGTGCCGGATTGGAGCCCGCAGACATCGGCTACGCCAATCTCCATGGCACAGGCACTCCGGCCAACGACCGTGTGGAAGTAGCCGTGTTGCGGCGGGTTTTCGGTGAAAAGCTGGGCCAAGTGCCCTGCGGATCATTCAAATCGATGATCGGGCACCTTTCCATGGCAGCGGGAGCGGTGGAAATAATTGGCACACTTCTGGCTCTGCGGTTTGGCGTGTTGCCGCCCACCCGGAATCTGGATCATATTTCAGAGGATTGCCTAGGGCCAGACTGGATCCAAAACAGTCCTCGCCAAGCCACCCCACGTTTCGCACTCAAAGCTTCATATGGTTTTGGCGGCCAGAATTCAACGGTGGTGCTGGAAGCCACAGGATGA
- a CDS encoding acyl carrier protein translates to MKPNLNPDPHSLLPRLNAELAAALGLDPAEIQPQSKLVDDLGAESIDLIDLTFRIEKTFGITVPEGELFEDPKHPARLLTVADVAAYIAAKLGPPGV, encoded by the coding sequence ATGAAACCCAACCTCAACCCCGACCCCCACTCCCTCCTCCCCCGACTGAATGCCGAACTGGCGGCGGCCCTCGGTCTTGACCCAGCGGAAATCCAGCCGCAGTCCAAACTGGTCGACGATCTGGGTGCGGAATCCATTGATCTCATCGACCTCACCTTCCGGATTGAAAAAACCTTCGGCATCACCGTGCCGGAGGGGGAATTGTTCGAAGACCCCAAACATCCGGCCCGCCTTCTGACCGTGGCTGACGTCGCCGCCTACATCGCGGCCAAACTCGGGCCCCCCGGCGTGTGA
- a CDS encoding SDR family oxidoreductase: MNPPGVLSGRHILVTGAGGALGRGLTAACAAAGATVGAFIRQRPPGPEVRASAAPDLQDVDSVARALGEIESVSGPVHALIHAAATHGDRLVARQSTASWSEMAEQPLRSAFTCSRAVLPGFFRSGGGDILYIGSLASMRPQPGQCAYAAAKGALESLARAQARELAPKNIRVNCLAPGFIDSPRLSAFSPEQLDALRALVPLARWASVAEVSAWAVFLLSHRASYLTGQTIRIDGGASI; encoded by the coding sequence GTGAATCCGCCCGGTGTGTTGTCCGGCCGGCATATCCTTGTCACCGGAGCCGGGGGTGCCCTCGGGCGTGGATTGACCGCCGCTTGCGCGGCCGCCGGGGCAACCGTCGGGGCCTTCATCCGCCAGCGCCCGCCGGGTCCGGAGGTCCGGGCCTCCGCCGCCCCCGATCTGCAGGATGTGGATTCGGTCGCCCGGGCCCTCGGGGAGATCGAGTCCGTTTCCGGTCCGGTCCATGCCTTGATCCACGCTGCCGCCACCCATGGCGACCGGTTGGTGGCGCGCCAGAGCACCGCCTCCTGGTCGGAGATGGCGGAACAACCGCTGCGTTCGGCCTTCACCTGTTCCCGTGCCGTCCTGCCCGGTTTCTTCCGTTCCGGTGGTGGAGACATCCTTTATATTGGATCATTGGCGTCCATGCGCCCGCAACCGGGCCAGTGCGCCTACGCCGCCGCCAAAGGAGCCCTGGAAAGCCTGGCCCGTGCCCAGGCCCGTGAACTCGCCCCGAAAAACATCCGCGTCAATTGCCTGGCCCCGGGTTTCATCGACAGCCCGCGCCTGTCCGCCTTTTCACCGGAACAATTGGATGCGCTGCGCGCCCTCGTTCCCCTGGCCCGTTGGGCCTCGGTGGCGGAAGTGTCGGCCTGGGCGGTCTTCCTTCTTTCCCACCGCGCCTCTTACCTCACCGGTCAAACGATCCGGATCGACGGCGGCGCTTCCATTTGA
- a CDS encoding beta-ketoacyl synthase N-terminal-like domain-containing protein — protein sequence MDTLLSGYFEGECGAQVPLPVERLRQRKAAKWMGLETRSLLAASLIAADRAGLPDAELPSCGVCVAAPPAELPTPLPAAFPMDVAAVRDLLRDWPPLWLLGCLPNMAASHLAIQFRAGGPCHTLATSSWEEITRLASAWLLEGEADRVIACGRGGDGRVRAAVFDSSRPRKGVQP from the coding sequence GTGGACACCTTGCTCAGCGGGTATTTCGAGGGGGAATGCGGCGCCCAAGTGCCTCTGCCCGTGGAACGTCTGCGCCAACGCAAGGCGGCCAAATGGATGGGCTTGGAAACACGCTCCCTGCTGGCCGCTTCCCTCATCGCCGCTGACCGGGCCGGCTTGCCGGATGCCGAGCTTCCTTCTTGCGGCGTTTGCGTCGCCGCTCCGCCGGCGGAACTTCCCACCCCACTCCCCGCAGCCTTTCCCATGGACGTGGCGGCGGTTCGGGATCTGTTGCGCGACTGGCCCCCGCTGTGGCTGCTCGGCTGCCTGCCCAACATGGCCGCTTCCCACCTGGCCATCCAATTCCGTGCCGGTGGGCCTTGCCATACTTTGGCGACCTCTTCATGGGAAGAAATCACCCGACTTGCTTCCGCCTGGCTGCTGGAGGGGGAAGCCGACCGGGTCATCGCCTGTGGTCGTGGAGGTGACGGCCGCGTCCGCGCGGCGGTGTTCGACAGCTCACGACCCCGGAAGGGAGTTCAACCGTGA
- a CDS encoding HU family DNA-binding protein, with protein sequence MPCCRSQLVEAVQKTLGRQTSKAAAERALNAVLEAIQNGVRKDKIVQLVGFGTFKQVQRRARAGVNPRNQSKIRIPARKSIKFIPGKAFKDSL encoded by the coding sequence ATGCCCTGTTGTCGTTCCCAACTGGTGGAAGCGGTTCAGAAAACCTTGGGCCGCCAGACCAGCAAAGCCGCCGCCGAACGTGCCCTCAATGCCGTCTTGGAAGCGATCCAGAACGGGGTGCGGAAGGACAAGATCGTCCAATTGGTCGGCTTCGGGACATTCAAGCAGGTGCAGCGACGGGCACGCGCCGGGGTGAATCCCCGCAATCAGTCGAAGATCCGCATCCCGGCGCGCAAGAGCATCAAGTTCATCCCCGGCAAGGCATTCAAAGACAGCCTCTGA
- a CDS encoding AMP-binding protein produces MLGLLVSWWLSAFCRFRWIEGRPSRTGRETVWWLENAGLLELAGLIGELSGTGCPCRVLVHAPVAPVWRARWGARLLGAVCVGSANEMAERTVDAHRRGFQVIWVHRGLSPEERVSAARRARATVIPLEILRTDRVGLGRPQPPLEDWTPAVACHLHAGTPIPPAALDQDALAEEILTLRNRALEHLPILDCHLATLVVRNLRRRFFHTIITDAYADNRSLRGGLLLAMAWLLADWIRQQVPGPRVGVVLPPGLGATLANLACLLADKTPVNLNFTMGRAANERAIAAAGLTHAFTAEAFVAKAGDFPWPNTRLDLPRLLAGFSRSAILLRALRVLLLPAGCILRDLGIPEHGGTREAGLLFTSGSSGDPKGVPLSHRNLIANILQVGAILPPRTVPSLLGCLPLFHSFGFTVTLWWPLAGGPRVVTYISPLDSAKIASIVAGHAIALLITTPTFLRSLLRKAGPGQLDSLVLVVTGAEKLPTPLLQEFESRTGIPVCEGYGMTEASPVISTNLTDRVVEAAGGRTPGRTVGSVGRPLYGIAVRVSHPETGEALPLSSTGMLEFRGANVFAGYLGDPVRNAQVLRDGWYVSGDVGHLDGDGFLYIDGRLSRFSKIAGEMVPHGTVETHLLEILRGGGEVSLAVVGIRDAQKGEALVVLANQDIDPEVVRKGMAARGLPNLWIPKHYLRVDAVPTLASGKLDLRGCQAAAEALLHT; encoded by the coding sequence ATGCTTGGCTTGCTGGTTTCCTGGTGGTTGTCCGCGTTCTGCCGCTTCCGTTGGATCGAAGGGCGTCCGTCCAGGACGGGGCGGGAAACCGTTTGGTGGCTGGAGAACGCGGGGTTGCTGGAGTTGGCGGGATTGATCGGTGAGTTGAGCGGAACGGGTTGTCCGTGCCGTGTCTTGGTCCATGCCCCGGTTGCCCCGGTCTGGCGGGCCCGTTGGGGGGCGCGGCTGCTGGGAGCCGTTTGCGTGGGTTCGGCGAACGAGATGGCCGAACGCACCGTCGACGCCCACCGGCGAGGCTTTCAAGTGATCTGGGTCCACCGGGGGCTTTCCCCAGAGGAACGGGTGTCGGCGGCCCGCCGGGCCCGTGCCACGGTCATCCCGCTGGAGATCCTCCGCACCGACCGTGTCGGGCTCGGACGACCGCAGCCCCCGCTGGAAGATTGGACCCCGGCGGTGGCCTGCCACCTTCATGCCGGCACCCCCATCCCTCCGGCTGCGTTGGACCAGGATGCGCTGGCCGAAGAAATCCTAACACTGCGCAACCGGGCGCTGGAACACCTGCCCATCCTGGATTGCCACCTTGCCACCCTGGTGGTGCGCAACCTGCGCCGGCGATTCTTCCACACGATCATCACCGATGCGTATGCTGACAACCGTTCCCTGCGCGGAGGCCTGCTCCTGGCGATGGCCTGGCTGCTGGCAGATTGGATCCGCCAACAGGTGCCCGGTCCCCGTGTCGGCGTCGTCCTGCCTCCCGGACTCGGGGCCACCCTGGCCAATCTGGCCTGCCTGCTGGCCGACAAAACCCCGGTCAATCTGAACTTCACCATGGGCCGGGCCGCCAACGAGCGTGCCATTGCCGCCGCCGGACTGACCCACGCCTTCACCGCCGAGGCCTTTGTGGCCAAGGCCGGGGATTTTCCCTGGCCCAACACGCGCCTCGATCTGCCCCGCCTTCTGGCCGGATTCAGCCGCTCGGCCATCCTTCTGCGGGCCCTGCGGGTCCTGTTGCTGCCGGCCGGCTGCATCCTGCGGGATCTCGGCATTCCGGAACATGGCGGAACGCGCGAAGCCGGTTTGCTCTTCACCAGCGGGAGTTCGGGCGACCCCAAGGGGGTTCCGCTTTCACACCGCAACCTCATCGCCAACATCCTCCAGGTCGGGGCCATCCTGCCCCCCCGGACCGTTCCTTCCCTGCTGGGATGTCTGCCCTTGTTCCACAGTTTTGGATTCACCGTGACCCTGTGGTGGCCGCTGGCCGGCGGTCCGCGCGTGGTCACTTATATCTCACCCCTGGACAGCGCCAAAATTGCCTCGATCGTCGCCGGGCATGCCATTGCCCTGTTGATCACCACGCCGACCTTCCTGCGCTCGTTGTTGCGCAAGGCCGGACCCGGGCAGTTGGACTCCCTCGTCCTGGTGGTGACGGGGGCGGAAAAACTCCCGACCCCGTTGCTTCAGGAATTCGAATCCCGCACCGGGATTCCGGTCTGCGAGGGTTACGGCATGACCGAGGCCAGCCCGGTGATATCAACCAACCTCACCGACCGGGTCGTGGAAGCTGCGGGTGGGCGCACCCCCGGCCGGACCGTGGGAAGCGTCGGACGGCCGCTCTACGGGATCGCGGTCCGCGTTTCCCATCCCGAAACGGGAGAGGCCCTTCCCTTGTCCTCTACTGGAATGCTGGAATTCCGCGGGGCGAATGTCTTCGCAGGCTACTTGGGCGACCCCGTCCGCAACGCACAGGTGCTGCGGGACGGCTGGTATGTTTCCGGCGATGTGGGCCACCTGGACGGGGATGGGTTTCTCTACATCGACGGCAGGTTGAGCCGCTTTTCCAAAATCGCCGGCGAGATGGTGCCACACGGAACGGTGGAAACCCACCTGCTCGAGATCCTGCGGGGCGGGGGGGAAGTGTCCCTGGCGGTGGTGGGGATACGTGATGCCCAGAAGGGTGAAGCCCTGGTGGTGCTGGCGAACCAAGACATCGACCCCGAGGTGGTGCGCAAAGGCATGGCCGCCCGGGGACTGCCCAATCTCTGGATACCCAAACATTACCTCCGGGTGGACGCGGTGCCGACGCTGGCCTCGGGCAAGTTGGACCTGCGGGGGTGCCAGGCCGCAGCGGAAGCGCTCCTGCACACCTAA
- a CDS encoding DUF2237 domain-containing protein yields the protein MNAKNVLGTPLIPCSTEPMTGFYRDGCCHTGPEDHGSHTVCAVMTAAFLEFSRSRGNDLSTPRPEYHFPGLVAGDRWCLCAARWKEAWEAGQAPGVVLEATHQAAQRVIPRSVLEEHAILADAS from the coding sequence ATGAACGCCAAGAATGTCCTCGGAACCCCGCTCATTCCCTGCAGCACCGAGCCGATGACCGGTTTCTACCGCGACGGATGCTGTCATACGGGTCCGGAAGACCATGGCAGCCACACCGTCTGCGCCGTCATGACCGCGGCTTTTTTGGAATTTTCCCGCAGCCGGGGGAACGACCTTTCGACCCCCAGGCCAGAGTATCATTTCCCTGGTTTGGTTGCGGGGGATCGCTGGTGCTTGTGCGCCGCCCGTTGGAAAGAAGCCTGGGAGGCCGGCCAGGCTCCGGGCGTGGTTCTCGAAGCCACCCATCAGGCCGCCCAACGCGTCATTCCTCGCTCGGTGCTGGAAGAACACGCCATTCTGGCCGACGCCTCCTGA